A single region of the Bacillus cereus genome encodes:
- the gatB gene encoding Asp-tRNA(Asn)/Glu-tRNA(Gln) amidotransferase subunit GatB yields MNLETIIGLEVHVELKTNSKIFSASPTEFGAEPNTQTSVIDLGYPGVLPTLNKEAVNFAMKAAMALNCEIATETKFDRKNYFYPDNPKAYQISQFDKPIGENGWIEIEVDGKKKRIGITRLHLEEDAGKSTHTADGSLVDYNRQGMPLIEIVSEPDMRTPEEAYAYLEKLKSIIQYTGVSDCKMEEGSLRCDANISLRPVGQEKFGTKAELKNLNSFTYVQKGLEHEQVRQEKELLSGGIIQQETRRYDEATKKTILMRVKEGSDDYRYFPEPDLVELYIDDEWKEEIRASIPELPDARKARYVAEIGLPAYDAHVLTLTKEMSDFFEAAIEDGADAKLTSNWLMGEVLAYLNKQQKELKDVALTPAGLSKMVQLIEKGTISSKIAKKVFNELIEKGGDPEEIVKAKGLVQISDEGTLRKVVTEILDNNEQSIEDFKNGKDRAIGFLVGQIMKATKGQANPPLVNKILLEEINKR; encoded by the coding sequence ATGAATTTAGAAACAATTATTGGTTTAGAGGTTCACGTTGAGTTAAAAACAAATTCGAAAATTTTCTCTGCGAGTCCAACAGAATTCGGAGCAGAGCCAAATACACAAACAAGTGTAATTGACTTAGGATACCCAGGGGTACTTCCTACTTTAAATAAAGAAGCAGTTAACTTTGCAATGAAGGCTGCAATGGCATTAAACTGTGAAATCGCAACGGAAACGAAGTTCGACCGTAAAAACTATTTCTACCCAGATAATCCGAAAGCTTACCAAATTTCTCAATTCGATAAGCCAATTGGTGAAAATGGTTGGATTGAAATTGAAGTAGACGGTAAAAAGAAACGTATCGGTATTACACGTCTTCATTTAGAAGAGGATGCTGGTAAATCAACGCATACAGCTGATGGTTCATTAGTAGACTACAACCGTCAAGGTATGCCTTTAATCGAGATCGTATCTGAGCCAGATATGCGTACGCCAGAAGAAGCATATGCATACTTAGAGAAGTTAAAATCAATCATTCAATACACTGGCGTATCTGATTGTAAGATGGAAGAAGGTTCTCTACGTTGTGATGCGAACATTTCCCTTCGTCCAGTTGGACAAGAGAAGTTCGGTACAAAAGCGGAACTGAAAAACTTAAACTCATTCACTTACGTACAAAAAGGTCTTGAGCACGAGCAAGTGCGCCAAGAGAAAGAATTGTTATCTGGTGGTATCATCCAACAAGAAACACGTCGTTATGATGAAGCAACGAAGAAAACAATCTTAATGCGTGTGAAAGAGGGGTCTGACGATTACCGTTACTTCCCAGAGCCAGACTTAGTTGAACTTTACATCGATGATGAGTGGAAAGAAGAAATCCGTGCTTCGATCCCAGAACTTCCAGATGCACGTAAAGCTCGCTACGTTGCAGAAATTGGCTTACCAGCTTATGATGCACACGTATTAACATTAACGAAAGAGATGTCTGATTTCTTTGAAGCAGCAATTGAAGATGGAGCAGATGCGAAACTAACATCAAACTGGTTAATGGGTGAAGTGCTTGCATACTTAAACAAACAACAAAAAGAATTAAAAGACGTTGCATTAACGCCTGCTGGTTTATCTAAAATGGTTCAATTAATTGAAAAAGGTACAATTTCTTCTAAAATCGCGAAGAAAGTATTTAACGAATTAATTGAAAAAGGTGGAGACCCAGAAGAAATCGTTAAAGCGAAAGGTCTTGTTCAAATTTCTGACGAAGGTACACTTCGTAAGGTTGTAACAGAAATTCTTGATAATAATGAGCAATCTATCGAAGACTTTAAAAACGGTAAAGACCGTGCAATTGGCTTCTTAGTTGGTCAAATTATGAAAGCGACAAAAGGACAAGCCAATCCACCGCTTGTTAACAAAATCTTACTTGAAGAGATTAATAAGCGATAA
- a CDS encoding diacylglycerol kinase: MMKRARIIYNPTSGRELFKKSLPEVLQKLEQAGYEASCHATTGPGDATVAARQAADRKFDVVIAAGGDGTLNEVVNGLVGHEHRPKFGIIPVGTTNDFARAIGVPRAIEEAADIICEGKTVPLDLGRANDTYFINIAGGGRITELTYEVPSKLKTVLGQLAYYLKGIEMLPSLHPTYVEIEYDGKLLQEEITMFLITNTRSVGGFEKVAPYASINDGLFDLLVLKKGSIADLIKAATQAQRGEHINNPKVLYTQANRIKVHSPDKLMINLDGEYGGDAPMEFENIYHCLELFVPEHQEDAL, encoded by the coding sequence ATGATGAAGCGAGCAAGGATTATTTATAACCCTACTTCTGGACGTGAGCTATTTAAGAAGAGCTTACCAGAAGTATTACAAAAATTAGAACAAGCTGGATATGAAGCGTCTTGTCATGCGACAACTGGTCCTGGAGATGCGACTGTGGCAGCGAGGCAAGCTGCGGATCGTAAGTTTGATGTTGTTATCGCAGCTGGTGGTGACGGTACGTTAAATGAAGTGGTGAACGGTTTAGTAGGACATGAACATCGTCCAAAGTTTGGAATTATTCCAGTTGGAACGACAAATGATTTTGCGCGTGCGATTGGTGTACCTCGTGCTATTGAAGAGGCTGCGGATATTATTTGTGAAGGGAAAACAGTTCCGTTAGATCTTGGTAGAGCGAATGATACATATTTCATTAATATTGCTGGTGGCGGCCGTATTACAGAATTAACATATGAAGTGCCAAGTAAGCTGAAAACGGTATTAGGTCAACTTGCTTACTATTTAAAAGGAATCGAAATGTTACCATCATTACATCCAACATATGTTGAAATCGAGTATGATGGGAAGTTACTACAAGAAGAAATTACGATGTTTTTAATTACAAATACTCGTTCAGTTGGTGGATTTGAAAAGGTAGCACCATATGCGTCTATTAACGATGGGTTATTTGATTTATTAGTGCTGAAAAAAGGTTCTATCGCTGATTTAATTAAAGCAGCAACACAAGCGCAGCGAGGGGAACATATTAACAATCCAAAAGTGCTATATACACAAGCGAATCGAATTAAAGTGCATTCACCAGATAAACTAATGATTAATTTAGATGGTGAATATGGTGGAGATGCGCCGATGGAATTCGAAAATATATATCATTGTCTAGAACTATTTGTTCCTGAACATCAAGAAGATGCCCTGTAA
- a CDS encoding HAD family hydrolase, whose amino-acid sequence MEKVKAILFDKDGTLMDFHSIWIKIAEELVAECINLYQLPKSMQQNLLKEIGVEGVFVNPCSAIAAGTSLDVAKGLCKYITSSKEEEMHEWVSEKLFSLMYEHRSYMRMTADLPRILQGLKDRGFILGVVTADDFAPTELFLKQYQLESYFDYVVASDTFPAQKPDKRIVESFCERFNLETCEVAVVGDTPTDLHLAKNGGDCYAIGVLSGTGDRQTLEPLADLVLQSVEDLISHSGEFIWKQGKSNV is encoded by the coding sequence ATGGAAAAGGTAAAAGCAATACTATTTGATAAAGATGGGACATTAATGGATTTTCATTCAATTTGGATAAAAATAGCTGAAGAACTTGTGGCGGAATGTATAAATTTATATCAACTTCCAAAGTCAATGCAGCAGAATTTATTAAAAGAGATCGGTGTGGAGGGGGTATTTGTGAACCCTTGTAGCGCAATAGCGGCAGGAACAAGCCTTGATGTTGCAAAGGGGCTTTGTAAGTATATTACGTCATCTAAGGAAGAGGAGATGCATGAGTGGGTAAGTGAAAAGTTATTTTCTCTTATGTACGAGCATCGTTCATATATGAGAATGACGGCGGATTTACCGAGAATTTTACAAGGTTTAAAGGATAGAGGATTTATTTTAGGTGTTGTTACAGCTGATGATTTCGCCCCGACAGAATTATTTTTAAAACAGTATCAATTAGAGTCTTATTTTGATTATGTTGTAGCTTCAGATACGTTTCCGGCACAAAAACCTGATAAAAGAATTGTAGAATCATTTTGTGAGAGATTTAATTTAGAAACATGTGAAGTAGCGGTCGTCGGGGATACACCGACGGATTTACATTTAGCGAAAAACGGTGGTGACTGCTATGCAATTGGCGTACTATCTGGTACGGGTGATCGTCAAACGTTAGAACCACTTGCAGATTTAGTGTTACAATCTGTTGAAGATTTAATTTCTCATTCAGGTGAGTTTATTTGGAAACAAGGAAAGTCTAATGTATAA
- the gabT gene encoding 4-aminobutyrate--2-oxoglutarate transaminase encodes MSTKKFAKVNEQIPGPKAASLLERRQNIVPKGVSNGIPTFVQSADGALVTDVDGNQYIDFAGAIGTINVGHCHPAVKEALHKQVDQYIHTGFNVMMYEPYIELAEKLAALAPGSFDKQVLFLNSGAEAVENAVKIARKYTKRPGIIAFSKGFHGRTLMTMTMTSKVKPYKFGFGPFAPEVYKAPFPYEYRRPEGLTEEQYDDFIIEEFKNFFISEVAPETIAAVVMEPVQGEGGFIVPSKKFVQEVRSICSEHGILFVADEIQTGFSRTGKYFAIDHYDVVPDLITVSKSLGAGVPISGVIGRKEIMNESAPGELGGTYAGSPLGCAAALAVLDIIEKEKLNDRAIELGKVVMNRFEEMKNKYNCIGDVRGLGAMCAFELVQDRKTKAPDKTLAANLCAEANKRGLLLLSAGTYGNVIRVLMPLVITDEQLEEGLTIIEESLQACYEQANIARV; translated from the coding sequence ATGAGCACAAAAAAATTTGCTAAAGTAAATGAACAAATTCCAGGGCCGAAAGCAGCGTCTTTATTAGAACGCCGCCAAAATATAGTACCAAAAGGAGTAAGTAATGGTATTCCAACATTCGTACAGTCTGCAGATGGAGCTCTTGTAACAGATGTTGATGGTAATCAGTACATTGATTTTGCAGGAGCAATAGGGACAATTAACGTAGGACATTGTCATCCAGCTGTTAAAGAAGCACTTCATAAACAAGTAGATCAATATATTCATACGGGATTTAATGTCATGATGTATGAGCCATATATTGAATTAGCGGAAAAGCTTGCTGCATTAGCGCCAGGAAGTTTTGATAAACAAGTCCTGTTTTTAAACAGTGGTGCAGAAGCAGTTGAGAATGCGGTGAAAATCGCTCGTAAATATACGAAGAGACCTGGGATTATCGCATTTTCTAAAGGGTTTCATGGGCGTACATTAATGACAATGACGATGACAAGTAAAGTAAAACCATATAAATTTGGATTTGGCCCATTTGCTCCAGAAGTATATAAGGCGCCATTCCCATATGAATACCGTCGTCCAGAAGGATTAACAGAAGAGCAGTATGATGATTTTATCATTGAAGAGTTTAAGAACTTCTTCATATCAGAAGTAGCACCAGAAACAATTGCAGCCGTTGTAATGGAACCTGTTCAAGGGGAAGGTGGATTTATCGTTCCAAGTAAGAAATTTGTTCAAGAAGTACGCAGCATTTGTTCAGAGCACGGTATTTTATTTGTAGCGGATGAAATTCAAACAGGCTTTAGTCGTACCGGAAAATACTTTGCAATTGATCATTATGATGTCGTTCCAGATTTAATTACGGTATCTAAATCATTAGGTGCTGGTGTACCGATTAGTGGTGTTATTGGGCGTAAAGAAATTATGAATGAGTCTGCACCGGGAGAACTGGGCGGAACGTATGCAGGAAGCCCACTAGGATGTGCGGCTGCATTAGCTGTGCTTGATATAATTGAAAAAGAGAAATTAAATGATAGAGCGATAGAATTAGGAAAAGTCGTAATGAACCGATTTGAAGAGATGAAAAATAAATATAATTGCATTGGTGATGTGCGCGGCTTAGGGGCAATGTGTGCATTTGAGCTCGTTCAAGATCGTAAGACTAAAGCGCCTGACAAAACATTGGCAGCTAATTTATGTGCGGAAGCAAATAAACGCGGATTACTTCTACTATCAGCAGGAACATATGGAAATGTTATTCGCGTGTTAATGCCATTAGTTATTACAGATGAGCAGCTAGAGGAAGGTTTAACAATAATTGAAGAATCATTGCAAGCTTGTTATGAGCAAGCGAACATCGCTCGTGTTTAA
- a CDS encoding sigma-54 interaction domain-containing protein: MVAEKERVLMDLQDVFEYAFDEIFVTDDKGIVVRVNSTCERHYQLSAKELVGKHVQELQKEGIFYPSATLEVIEKKRPVELVQTTKSGEYLHVRTRPVFDEQGNLRRVISYSRDLTELYQLRKKVEEMDNQLKTYKKELRETYEHEGLIFKSIAMQKIVETIKKVSVVDSTVLILGETGVGKSRLVRHLHEVSHRKNESFYEINCAALPTNLIESELFGYSGGSFTGANREGKKGLLESAHKGTLFLDEIGEMPLEIQAKLLQVLQEKTFRPVGGRDLKKVDVRIVAATNRDLSKMVKEGTFRKDLYYRLNVIPISIPPLRERTEDILPLVYHYLQHFNKKYGRDVKLAPSTLQMFVGYSWEGNNREIENVIERIVITADDVVTIEDLPISMQESTVEQSGQSLYKMLEEVERNIILKTYKTHGSSYKVAEFLKISQSAATRKIKKFIEEDYIVGGEEGT; the protein is encoded by the coding sequence ATGGTTGCAGAAAAGGAACGAGTGTTGATGGATTTACAAGATGTATTTGAATATGCATTTGACGAAATTTTTGTTACAGATGATAAAGGAATCGTTGTGCGTGTAAATAGTACGTGTGAAAGACATTACCAACTCTCTGCTAAGGAATTAGTAGGAAAGCATGTACAAGAACTACAGAAAGAAGGAATTTTTTATCCGTCTGCAACATTAGAAGTAATTGAAAAGAAAAGGCCAGTTGAACTTGTTCAAACAACAAAATCAGGAGAATATTTACACGTTCGCACGCGTCCAGTATTTGATGAACAAGGTAATTTAAGACGAGTTATTAGTTATTCCCGAGATCTTACAGAACTCTACCAATTACGTAAGAAGGTAGAGGAGATGGATAATCAGTTAAAGACATATAAGAAAGAATTAAGAGAAACATATGAGCATGAAGGGCTTATTTTTAAAAGCATTGCTATGCAAAAAATAGTTGAAACAATCAAAAAAGTTTCTGTGGTGGATAGCACTGTTCTCATATTAGGTGAGACAGGAGTAGGGAAAAGCCGACTAGTACGCCATTTACATGAAGTAAGTCACCGGAAAAATGAAAGTTTTTATGAGATTAATTGTGCGGCATTGCCGACGAATTTAATTGAATCTGAGCTTTTTGGATATTCAGGTGGGTCTTTTACAGGGGCAAATCGTGAAGGGAAGAAGGGACTGTTAGAATCAGCGCATAAAGGAACTCTTTTCTTAGATGAAATCGGTGAAATGCCGCTTGAAATTCAGGCGAAACTTTTGCAAGTATTACAGGAGAAAACATTTCGGCCGGTAGGAGGAAGAGACTTAAAAAAAGTAGACGTTCGTATAGTCGCCGCTACGAATAGAGATTTAAGTAAAATGGTAAAAGAGGGGACATTTAGGAAAGATTTGTATTACCGCCTAAATGTAATCCCAATTTCAATTCCTCCGCTTCGTGAAAGAACAGAAGATATATTACCGTTAGTCTATCATTATTTACAGCATTTCAATAAAAAGTATGGACGTGATGTGAAGCTAGCTCCTAGTACGTTACAAATGTTTGTAGGGTATTCATGGGAGGGAAATAATAGAGAGATAGAAAACGTAATCGAGAGGATTGTTATAACTGCTGACGATGTTGTCACGATAGAAGATTTACCAATATCGATGCAGGAGTCTACAGTTGAGCAATCGGGTCAAAGTCTCTATAAAATGTTAGAAGAAGTGGAACGAAACATTATCTTAAAAACATACAAAACACATGGATCCAGCTATAAAGTCGCAGAATTCTTGAAAATAAGCCAATCTGCTGCTACTAGGAAAATTAAGAAGTTTATAGAGGAGGATTATATAGTTGGAGGAGAAGAAGGAACTTAA
- a CDS encoding APC family permease, which translates to MEEKKELKKVLSRFDVLFLAIGAMLGWGWVVLSGDWVTSAGSIGAVIAFIIGGLLVIFVGLTYAELASAMPETGGGLLYVKKAFGKKSAFIASWAMVLGYVSVVTFEAVALPTVVDYILPNYQSIYLWTIGGWDVYLTWAMIGMGGALLITIINYFGVKTAAVFQSIFTIFIVATGIMLVFGSSFNGDTKNLEPFFINGAGGVMAVLIMVPFLFVGFDVIPQVAEEVNLPFKEIGKLLIFSVVCAVVFYLLITVGVSMALDQNALLNTKLATADAMGVVFGSKIFANILIFGGLAGIVTSWNAFIIGGSRVLYAMAKNEMIPAWFGKVHPKYKTPTNAIMFLGMLSFFAPLLGRPALVWIVNAGGLGIVVSYLLVSLSFLKLRKTEPNMARPFRVKNGKVVGSIAVILSIGFILLYMPGMPAALIWPYEWLMVLGWTILGGYFFMRMLFDKYKNNSNENEDIEEEENIG; encoded by the coding sequence TTGGAGGAGAAGAAGGAACTTAAAAAAGTGTTATCACGTTTTGATGTTCTTTTCCTTGCGATAGGCGCCATGCTTGGATGGGGTTGGGTTGTACTCTCAGGGGATTGGGTTACATCGGCTGGTTCTATAGGGGCAGTTATTGCTTTCATTATAGGAGGATTACTTGTTATTTTTGTGGGACTAACATATGCTGAACTTGCTTCTGCCATGCCGGAAACAGGTGGTGGTTTATTATATGTAAAAAAAGCATTTGGGAAAAAATCAGCATTTATCGCATCGTGGGCAATGGTACTTGGATATGTATCAGTTGTTACTTTTGAAGCTGTTGCTTTACCAACAGTGGTAGATTATATATTGCCAAATTATCAAAGTATTTATTTATGGACGATAGGAGGCTGGGATGTATACTTGACGTGGGCGATGATTGGAATGGGTGGGGCATTACTTATTACAATCATTAACTACTTTGGTGTCAAAACAGCCGCTGTATTTCAAAGTATATTTACAATATTTATTGTAGCGACGGGCATTATGCTCGTTTTTGGATCTAGTTTTAACGGAGATACAAAAAATTTAGAGCCATTTTTTATAAATGGTGCAGGCGGAGTAATGGCTGTCCTTATAATGGTTCCATTTCTGTTTGTCGGATTTGATGTAATCCCGCAAGTAGCGGAAGAAGTGAATCTTCCATTTAAAGAAATCGGAAAACTTTTAATATTCTCTGTTGTTTGTGCGGTCGTATTCTATCTACTTATTACAGTTGGAGTTTCGATGGCATTAGATCAAAACGCACTCTTGAATACGAAATTGGCAACTGCTGATGCGATGGGAGTAGTTTTTGGATCGAAAATATTTGCGAATATTTTAATCTTTGGCGGGCTAGCTGGAATTGTTACAAGTTGGAATGCTTTTATCATTGGAGGTAGTCGTGTGTTATATGCGATGGCTAAAAATGAAATGATTCCAGCTTGGTTTGGAAAAGTGCATCCGAAATATAAAACACCTACTAATGCGATTATGTTCCTAGGGATGCTATCATTTTTTGCTCCGTTACTTGGAAGACCAGCACTTGTATGGATTGTAAATGCAGGTGGACTTGGGATTGTTGTTTCATATTTATTAGTTAGTTTATCATTTTTAAAGTTACGCAAAACAGAACCTAATATGGCTAGACCGTTTCGCGTGAAGAATGGAAAAGTAGTCGGGAGTATAGCAGTAATATTAAGTATTGGTTTTATTTTATTGTATATGCCAGGTATGCCTGCTGCATTAATTTGGCCGTACGAATGGCTAATGGTGTTAGGGTGGACGATTTTAGGTGGTTATTTCTTTATGAGAATGCTGTTTGATAAGTATAAGAACAATTCTAATGAGAATGAAGATATAGAGGAGGAAGAAAACATTGGATAA
- the gabD gene encoding NADP-dependent succinate-semialdehyde dehydrogenase, translating into MDKKATFVNLEKKAMYINGEWITLQEQIEVNNPATKEVFATVPKGGIIEAKQAVDAAHEAFKSWSKLTAADRAVKLKKWFTLIDENKEEIAAIMTREQGKPFAEALGEVNYANSFVEWYAEEGKRIYGEMIPASHPNKRILVMKQPVGVMAAITPWNFPAAMITRKVAPALAAGCTAVVKPASQTPLTALKLVELAHEADIPKGVINIVTGSAKAIADTWMEDERVRKVSFTGSTEIGKELMASAAQTMKKVSLELGGHAPFIVMNDADLDKAVEAVIGSKFRNAGQTCICTNRVFVQEEVYEEFAGKFTKAVEQLKVGDGFGEGTTVGPLIDANAISKVQEHIEDAIQKGGEVLYGGHKFTELDGYFIQPTVIGLANDTMLCMNEETFGPVAPVAKFKTVEEVIERANNTPYGLAAYIFTKDISQAFQISEALEYGIIGLNDGLPSVAQAPFGGFKESGIGREGGHFGIEEYLEIKYISLGL; encoded by the coding sequence TTGGATAAAAAAGCGACGTTCGTAAACTTAGAGAAAAAGGCGATGTATATAAATGGTGAGTGGATTACACTGCAAGAACAAATCGAAGTGAATAATCCAGCAACAAAGGAAGTATTTGCAACTGTACCAAAGGGCGGGATTATAGAGGCAAAGCAGGCAGTTGATGCTGCACATGAAGCTTTTAAATCATGGTCAAAATTAACTGCAGCAGATCGTGCAGTAAAGTTAAAAAAATGGTTCACACTCATTGATGAAAATAAAGAAGAAATTGCAGCAATCATGACGAGAGAACAAGGAAAGCCGTTCGCAGAAGCACTTGGTGAAGTAAATTATGCAAATAGTTTTGTTGAATGGTACGCAGAAGAAGGAAAGAGAATATACGGTGAAATGATTCCTGCTTCTCATCCGAATAAACGTATTTTAGTTATGAAGCAACCAGTTGGGGTTATGGCAGCTATTACACCATGGAACTTCCCAGCTGCTATGATTACGAGAAAGGTAGCTCCAGCGCTTGCAGCGGGCTGTACAGCGGTTGTGAAACCAGCGAGTCAAACACCATTAACGGCATTGAAGTTAGTTGAATTAGCACATGAAGCAGACATTCCAAAAGGTGTAATAAATATTGTAACAGGTAGTGCAAAAGCAATTGCTGATACGTGGATGGAAGATGAGCGTGTCCGAAAGGTTTCCTTTACAGGATCAACTGAAATTGGGAAAGAATTAATGGCTAGCGCTGCACAAACGATGAAAAAGGTTTCACTTGAGTTAGGTGGTCATGCTCCATTTATTGTTATGAATGATGCTGATTTAGATAAGGCGGTAGAAGCGGTAATCGGTTCGAAATTCCGTAACGCAGGACAAACGTGTATATGTACAAACCGCGTCTTCGTTCAAGAAGAAGTGTACGAAGAATTTGCAGGAAAGTTCACAAAAGCTGTAGAGCAGCTTAAAGTTGGAGACGGATTCGGCGAAGGAACAACTGTAGGGCCACTTATTGATGCGAATGCAATTTCGAAAGTACAAGAACATATTGAAGATGCAATTCAAAAGGGTGGAGAAGTTTTATACGGTGGCCATAAATTTACAGAGTTAGATGGATATTTCATTCAGCCGACAGTAATTGGATTGGCAAATGACACGATGCTTTGTATGAATGAAGAAACATTTGGACCGGTTGCACCAGTTGCGAAATTTAAAACGGTTGAAGAAGTAATCGAACGTGCAAATAATACACCATATGGCTTGGCTGCTTATATTTTCACAAAAGATATTAGTCAGGCATTCCAAATTAGCGAAGCATTAGAGTACGGAATTATCGGCTTAAATGATGGACTTCCATCAGTTGCACAAGCACCATTTGGTGGCTTTAAAGAAAGTGGTATCGGCCGTGAAGGAGGCCATTTCGGTATCGAGGAATATTTAGAAATTAAATATATTTCGTTAGGGCTATAA
- a CDS encoding DMT family transporter, whose translation MVYWLLLLVTIIFEVAGTIAMKLSNGLTKPVPSVLIFVFYGICFSVFAIVVKKIHLSIAYAIWSGVGTLLITIISVYFFKEHINLFQACCILFIVLGVIGLKVSSAS comes from the coding sequence ATGGTATATTGGCTATTATTACTCGTAACAATTATTTTTGAAGTAGCTGGAACAATTGCGATGAAATTATCGAACGGTTTAACAAAGCCCGTTCCAAGTGTACTTATTTTTGTATTCTATGGAATTTGTTTCAGCGTGTTTGCTATCGTTGTTAAAAAGATTCATTTAAGCATTGCCTATGCAATTTGGTCTGGTGTGGGAACACTACTTATTACGATTATTAGTGTGTATTTCTTTAAAGAGCATATTAACTTATTCCAAGCGTGTTGTATTCTTTTTATTGTTTTAGGAGTAATTGGACTTAAAGTTTCATCAGCATCATGA
- a CDS encoding aminopeptidase, which produces MSFEQTLEKYAALAVNVGVNIQPGQTLSISAPLEAVQFVRLVTEKAYKSGAKHVYVDWNDETLTRLKFDLAPEEAFAEFPSWKAHAREELAKEGAAFMSIYAENPDLLKGVESTRIATAHKVAGEAMKVYRDYVQADKVSWCVISVPTKEWAAKVFPDVAPEEQEAKLWDAIFKATRADLENPVEAWKEHDETLHTKVDYLNEKHYKALHYTGPGTDLTIELPEKHIWAGAGSLNEKNVPFMANIPTEEVFTMPLKTGVNGQVSSTKPLAFAGNIIDNFTLTFENGRIVDYKAEDGEEALKHLVETDEGSHFLGEVALVPHDSPISNTNILFYNTLFDENASCHLAIGNAYAFNLVGGKTMSKDELAENGANASITHNDFMIGSAELDIDGITADGRHEPIFRKGNWAF; this is translated from the coding sequence ATGTCATTTGAACAAACGTTAGAGAAGTATGCTGCCCTTGCAGTCAATGTTGGTGTTAATATTCAACCTGGACAAACTTTATCAATTAGTGCACCTCTTGAAGCTGTACAATTTGTACGCCTCGTTACAGAAAAAGCATATAAATCTGGTGCAAAACACGTATATGTTGATTGGAATGATGAGACGTTAACACGCTTAAAGTTCGATCTAGCTCCTGAAGAAGCTTTCGCTGAGTTCCCATCTTGGAAAGCACATGCTCGTGAAGAATTAGCAAAAGAAGGCGCTGCATTTATGTCTATTTATGCAGAAAACCCTGATTTATTAAAAGGCGTAGAATCAACGCGTATCGCAACTGCTCATAAAGTAGCCGGAGAAGCAATGAAAGTATACCGTGATTATGTACAAGCAGATAAAGTAAGCTGGTGTGTAATTTCTGTTCCAACAAAAGAATGGGCTGCAAAAGTATTCCCTGACGTAGCACCAGAAGAGCAGGAAGCAAAACTATGGGATGCTATCTTCAAAGCTACTCGTGCTGATTTAGAAAATCCTGTGGAAGCATGGAAAGAACATGACGAAACGCTACATACAAAAGTTGATTACTTAAACGAAAAGCATTATAAAGCTCTTCACTATACAGGGCCTGGAACAGATTTAACGATCGAACTTCCAGAAAAGCATATATGGGCTGGTGCTGGTAGCCTAAATGAAAAGAACGTACCATTTATGGCTAACATTCCAACTGAAGAAGTATTTACAATGCCACTTAAAACAGGTGTAAACGGCCAAGTGTCTAGCACAAAACCGTTAGCATTTGCAGGCAACATTATCGATAACTTCACGTTAACATTTGAAAACGGACGTATCGTAGACTACAAAGCAGAAGATGGAGAAGAAGCTTTAAAACATTTAGTAGAAACAGATGAAGGCTCTCACTTCTTAGGCGAGGTTGCTTTAGTGCCTCATGATTCACCAATTTCGAACACAAATATTTTATTCTACAATACGCTATTTGATGAAAACGCATCTTGCCACCTTGCAATCGGAAATGCTTATGCATTTAACTTAGTTGGTGGAAAAACAATGTCTAAAGACGAACTTGCTGAAAATGGTGCGAACGCTAGTATTACACACAATGACTTCATGATCGGATCAGCTGAGCTTGATATCGATGGTATTACAGCCGATGGAAGACATGAGCCGATTTTCCGTAAAGGTAACTGGGCGTTTTAA